Genomic segment of Flavobacteriales bacterium:
CAATCTGCTCTGAATTTTTGATGTATATTTTTTTGCATCTGCCACCTGCAAATAGTCAAAATCAAACCGTTGCAAAATATTTTTCATTTTTGATTCATCATCATCGCACAAGGCTATGAAAACCAGAGCGGTATCGCTTTCGTATTTTTTATGAAGTTTGTTGAGTTCGGGCATTTCTTTTATGCATGAAGGACACCATGTGGCCCAAACGTTCAGCACAATGGTTTTGCCCAATAAATCGGCAGAGTTTATGCTATCACCCGAAATGGTTTTCATAGAAAAAGCGGGAGCCTTCTCTCCAACTTTGCTGCAAGAATGGAGCAAAAAGACTACCCCCAAAAGCGATATGAACATTTTCATTGGTTTGATAAACATATCAAGAGTGTAATTTGTTCTGCCTAAAATTGGTTTGATTTTTGAAATAGATGCAACAATCGATTTTTGAGATGCGTCTTATTCGTGCATAAAGTCATAATTTTGGTGTAATGAAAAATAAAATATTCGTAACAATAGTTTTAATGGTCCTTGCATATATGGGTTTTGCTCAATCAGCTCCCAAAGTAATTTTTTTGGACAGCATGAATTACAACATGGGTAGCTTTAAGTCTGGCGAGGCAGCGGAGCATACGTTTAAGTTTGTGAATGTGGGGAATGCCCCTTTTAAAATATTGGATGTAAAATCAACATGTAGCTGCACGGCCAGCAATTGGACTTCTGATTTTGTTCAAGCAGGTGATACAGGAAGTATTCACATTACATTTGATACGAAAGAAAAAATGCCAGGTGAGCATTTAAAAGGGGTAAATTTAGAAACCAACGCTGGAGATTTACATTTGGTAATTCGGGTAACGATAACCGAAGGACCATCCGAAATAATGGAAGAAGAAGACCACCAACATGATGGTCACAAACATTAAAGATGTACTTTCATTCCCATTCTAAGCCCAGTAATCCATTGATTTTGTTTGATTTCGTAGTCTTTTTTGAAGGTTGAAGTAAGCGAATATTTGAACTGCGGATTAACAAAAACTTCTACTTCTTTGCTGATGTATTGAGACAGCTGCACACCCACGGTGCTGTTTAGAAAATGTTTGTTAAGCAACGGAAATTTGGAACTGTATATCCAGTAATATTTATTCGTTTCGTAGTCGTAAATCAACAAATCGGCATGGTCGAGGTAAGAATAAGATAGACCCAACTGGGCTTCGGCAAATAATGAATTTCCGAGTTGGTGTGCTTTAAAATTGGCAATAAAAGGAATTTCGATAAATCCATAATAATTAGAGTATGGTATAAGTTCGGCATCGTCATATCCAACCATTTCTGGCGAATCAAATACGGCAGAATAATTGCTGAATACGCTTTCGGAGGATGAAAGTGCTGTTCGGTTTGCGTTTCGTTTGTTTACAACCAGCATTTCTTCCCCCAATGATGCGTAATAAACGCCGGTTTGCACACTCCATTTTGGGTTAATGTGGTAATAAATATCCAGACCGGCATAAAAACCTAAAGCTGCTTTATCGTTTTTATTTCTAAACGTTTTGCTTTGACCATACACAAAGGCATTGTTGCCATCAAAGCGGGCAAAATTTCTAAAGTCGTTGTATCCCAAATGCCGATAACTCAAACCTGGAGAAAAGGAAAGACCCAATGCCCATTTTGAGCGAATAGCCTTCAAATTTTCAGGGATAAGATTTTCTTTTTGATCAATTGCAATTGCTTTTCCAAAAGTTAGAAATGGGGTAGGGGTTGAGTTAAACCCAATATCTTTTAGTTCTTTATGTTCTAAGGTGGCAAAAGCAAATCTCGACTCACCCTGAGCATCATTTTTCTTTAATTGAGGGGCTTTAAGAACAGGTGCCACGTCCACAAATTCTCGTTCATTAATGGTTGAGACGGTTTTTTCTTCTTTGGGATAATGTATGAAAGGAATAAGAGGATTTTCTGTTTCAACAGCAATTGTTTTTAAAGGTGCAGCTTGTTTTGGAGATGCCCAATCCCATAGTTTTTCAATTTTGAAATCGAAGAAACCAAATCCGGAATCGTGTTTGAATTGATAAACAATGGAGCCAGTACCCAAAACAATAAGTGGAACGATAACAAAAGCACCAGTTTTGATGCGTCTGCTAATTTTTTGTTGTGATATTTTCTGGGAGGTTCCCACTCTATTACTTACCTACCTCGCAAAAATATCGTATTTACGCTGTTTTACTGCTTGTATTGTCAACCATTTTACCAAAATATGAGACTATAAAATACAATGCAGCAATACATAGCGGAAAAGTAATGTAAAATGGAACCCCGAAACCTGCCGGAAGTGTTCCAAGAAGTATGGCAACGGCACCAACTGTTAGGGCATAAGGCATTTGCGTTTTTACATGGCTAATGTGGTTGCAATCGCTGGCCATGGAGCTCAAAATGGTGGTGTCGCTAATGGGCGAGCAATGATCGCCAAGCACAGAACCAGCTAAAACTGCGGAAACCACGTTGGCAAAAACGAACAAGGACAAATCTTGTGATATACCCGAATCAATACAAATTTTCCAACTGGTAAATAGAACCATAGGGTATAAAATGGCCATCGTTCCCCAGCTTGTTCCTGTAGAAAAGGCAATTAATCCGGCCAAAATAAAAACAATGGTTGGCAGCAATTGTGGCAGTATGTTTCCTTCAGTTATTTGTGCCAAATATTCTGCTGTTCCTAATTGCTCAGTGAGGCTTCCCAATGTCCAAGCCAACGCCAAAATAACGATAGCCGGAATCATGGATTTGAACCCCTCTAACACATAATTCATGGTTTTTTCGATAGACAAAACTTTTGTAGAAACAGTTAATAGAATGGCAGAAACGAGACCCAAAAATGAACCCCAAACCAACGCTTTGTAAGAATCTGCATTGCCAATAATGTCGGATAGCGATGCGTTGTCAGCATTTTTGAGTGCAAATTTTCCGGTAAAATAAAGTGAAAGACCAACGGTAACTACTAAGGTTAAAATGGGTAAAAGCCCGTTTAAAACAAATTCTTTGTTGTCCGGAATTTGGTCAATTTCGCCCACTTTCGCATTTTCGATACCGGAGGTTTCTATCTTTCGAGCATTTTGCTCAGCCTTGAGCATTGGGCCAAAATCTCTGCCTTTCCAAATAAGAAAAAACATGAAAATAAGCGTTAGAATTGGGTAAAACATAAACTGCAACGAACTGATGAATACCGAGTATTCGCTACCAAACAAGTTTGCACCATTCGGAATTTTTGAAATGCCATCTTTTATGTAAACCAGCTCCGACCCAATCCAAGTGGTAATGAAGCCGATGGCAGCTACCGGAGCGGCGGTAGAATCTACCAAATAGGCCAGTTTCTCTCTGCTTATTTTGAGCTTGTCGGTTATGGGTCGCATGGTGTTGCCAACAATAAGTGTATTGGCATAATCATCAAAAAAAATGGCAATGCCCAAAAACCATGTGGCCATTTGGCCTGATTTTGCCGTTGATGCCCGATGAGATATTTTTTTGACAATGGCCATCATTCCGCCATTTTGGGAGATGACAGACACCATTCCGCCAATTAAAACCGTAAATAGAATTACCGACAAATGGCCTTCATCGAAAAGCGATTTTTGCACCTGAAGTGGCACATTCAAAAATGTTTGTGCAAGGTTTTCTTCGGCTCTATTGGCTATAATAAGCATTCCGCTGAGTATGCCCAGGGTAAGGCTGATAATAACTTCTTTAAAAATCAACGCCAGCACAATGGCTATGAGCGGTGGCACCACGCTCCAAAAGGAAAGGGTAGGGGTTATATCCAAAAATAAAGTGCTCATCGAGCAAATGTAATCATTGCCAAGTTTTACGACTACAATTCTATTCTAATTTTTAACATCCAATTAAATCCGGCCATCGGGAAAACGTAGTTGAAATCGGCTCTTTGGTTTTGCAAAATACCACCAAAAGTGTAGCCATTTGGTGCAAACGACTGGTTGAAAATATTGTTAAAAAACAGCGATAACGTGGTTTTTTTTATCCCTTTAAACTGGTCGGTAGAATAATTTATGGAAACATCGGTGTAATGAAAAGACGGCAGCATTCGGTTTTCGCTTTGCGTATTGTCCAAAAATTGTTTGCTAACGTATTTTGAGTGAATATTTAGGGTAAAGTTTGGATTGACTTTATAGCCCAATTGGGCTGCCGAAATGATGGACGGAGAAAATGAAATGTTGGTGTTTTTATAGGTATTTGTAAAGGTTTCGTAGTCATCATCCCATTCGTATATGGTTTCAATAAAATCAACAATTTTATTTTGAGAAAGGGTAAGATTGCCACCCAATTGCAGGCTTTTCGATAATGCACATTGAAACTCGGCCTCAATACCTCTTCGATAGCTTTTGGCCACATTTTGCCGGATGGCTTCGCCCACATCGTTTATGGCTCCTGTTAAAACCAACTGATTTTTGTAGTTCATGTAATACACATTCAGTCCAAGCATGGTTCTTTTTCGTTTCAGTTTGTAGCCTGTTTCAATATCATCAAGTTGCTCTGCCATTGGCCAATTTCCGTTTTTACTGTTTCTAAAATCATCTCTCACCGGTTCACGGTTTCCGCGTGCATAAAAAGCATAGAGCTGAGTAAATCGTTTTTCGAACAAAAAGCCTGCTTTTGGGTTGAAAAAACCATAATTTACAGAATAGTTTTTTGCTTCATTTTGATTATCAAAACCTTCAAAATGATATGAAATGGTGCGATACTGCACATCTAAATAAGGGTAAAAATGTTTGAGTTTGTATTGCAGTTTGGCATATACATTTCCATCACCTTTTCTTGAATTGTTGTCGTAATAAAGTGAGTTGAGGGCTTCATAAGCTGTAAATTCAGTAGCAATGGCTTCGCCAAAATGATTTCCGAAATAGGTATTGTAGCCCAAACCCATTGATGCTTCCATTTTTTTAACGTTATAATTGAGCGAAGCCAAACCACCTACCAATACGTTTTTTAACCATCTTCTTCTAATAATGTCGGCAGTAGTAAACGTGTCGTTTCCGACAATTTGATTTTGCAGATTGTAAAACGACAGGTCATCTTTTGGCCGAAATTGCTCATAAAATCCCTTTCCGGTGGTGGTATAAGCCGCCGAGCTAAAAGTTAGTTTTTTATTGAAATGATAGTCGTAGAAAAGTTGATAATGGTTTTGATTGTAGTCATCTACTTCATTTTCGTATGTGTAGTAATTATAGGTTTTTGAGTTCGATTGTTGCAAATTTTGAAGATCGTTTCCGGTTATCCAAAGTTGGTTTATGTATCGGTTCAGTTCGGGCGTATTTTGTTCAAATTTTGGTTGAGGAATGCCCCACCAGGCTTGGTAGGTTCGTTCGTTACCAAATAACAGATTTGCTTTAAATACTGCCTTTTTCCAGTATTTAGAAGCAGCCAAATTGGTTGATAAAAGCTCGGAAGAAGCTCTGTCAATAAAACCATCGCTCTCAATTAAACTGCCCCGAAATAAAAATGCCCAATTGTTTTTGAGTCTGCCTGTGGAGTATGCCGCACTTAGTCGTTGAGTATTAAAACTACCAAAACCAAAATTTAAAACTTTCGAATATTGACTCGGAACAATGTCGGTTTTAATGTTTATACTCGAGCCAAAGGCCGCACCACCATTGGTGCTTGTGCCAACGCCTCGTTGCACTTGCACATTTTGTGTTGAGCTTGTCAAATCAGGCAAATCAACCCAATAAACGCCCTGACTCTCGGCATCGTTTAGTGGAATTCCGTTTATGGTCACGTTTACACGTGTGGGGTCTATGCCCCGAATTCGAACTCCCGTATAACCCACGCCATTGCCAGCATCGCTGCTTATTACGGTTGACGGAGTCATATCCAACAAATAGGGAAAATCTTTACCCTGGTCGGTTTTTATTATTTCTTCTTTGTCGAGATAAGTGGTTACAGACGGATTTTTCCCATTAGCTCTAACCACATTTACAATGGCCGTTTCGGTGGTGTAATTGGCGGGACGAAGCGAAATATTATAAACCATGTTTTTATCAACCAAAATAGACTCGCAAGTCGAGTCGTAACTGATATGGGTTATGCAAATGCGGTAATTTTCGGAAGCCAAATTGGTAAATTGATAAAAGCCATTTTCGTCTGTAAGTTGATAATAGGAATTGTTACCGTTTGTAAGACTTACCGCGGCATTGGCAATGCCTTTCCCATCATTTTCATTGGTAATCCTTCCTGAAAAAGAAAGCTGAGCGTGCGAGGCATAGGCACTTAGCAGAATGATTAAAATGAATGTAAACTGTTTCATTTCCTGTGTTTTAAATAAAATAAAAAATACAGGAGTTGAGTGATACAAATTGAATTGTGTTTCCTACGGCAGCATTACCTGCATCAGGTTCTATGGGTATCATCTCAGCCTTTTGAACCTATCAAAAAGCACCCCTTTTGTACGGGCAAAAGTAGAGGAAATTTTGAAAATCTGCCTAAAAACCTACCTTCGCCGCGGTAACCAAGAATGCACACGGCTGACCGAGAAAATCTAAGACAAGTTCTCCGGGAAAATGCAGTTTTAGCCCACCACGAAGCCGAACTATTTAATACTTGCCTGTCTAAGAGAGTCGTAATGTGCTGAATGTAAATCCGGACGATCAAAGACTTTTAAACCAATTGAATTAAAAAATGATTTTAAATTGCCCATATCTGCCAAGTATTCTTTACTCGATTTGGCATTTCCGCATTCAAAACAAACCGAGACAAACTGAACGATACTGTCATTTTGGTCAACAAAAATGATGTTGTGCCGAGGAAAAAAACAATCGGCAACTGCTCTAACTGAATCCGCTTTGGGATATGGTTTTCGATAACGACCGCTTAGTAAATCGTTTAGGTAAACAGTTTGCGAACTATCTAATTGATGGCTAATGGTATCCCCGAATTTGGAAATATCCATGTTTTTTTCAAAAAATAAATCGGAATAATCATAGGCATCTAACGTTACAAAGGCGAAGATTTTTGAATATTCAAAGTCACTAAAGTCTTTTGGAGAAACCGTAACCATTTCAGTTTTTGATGCATCTTTTTTGAAACAACTACAAAATGCTGTAATTATAAGAATAGACAAAGAAATGAACTGCCGATATTTCATAAATTCGAATATAGCTAAACCCCGTGAATTCTGTTAAAATCTCCTTTCGCCGCGGCCAACAAAGAATCCATTGCACCCATCGAAGAATTAGGAAACCAATTTACTCAAGTTTCTTCTGATTTTTTCAATTTATACACTTGTATCGACCCACGTTCAAAAACTAATTCTCCCACCATTTTGGCAATAGCGGGTTTTTTTAATATGTTTTTTGAGTCCGTGTATAAATATTCCGCTCCCTTGCTAATCATCCATTTCAAGTTTTTGGCGGTAAGGTTGTCATCATGAAAACCCCATCCTTTTTTGTCGATATAATAAAACGATATAAAATAAGATTCGTCGTTTCCAACCACCACCAAAGCATCATTTGGTATGGCTTGTTGCAACTCCGTTTTATATACCAACAAATCTTTGTTAAATCCCGGTGCCTCCGGATTCCAGCGGTCGTGCATTCTAAAAAAACAAACTATTGGAATGGCCACCACACACGCCAAGGCTAGATTGCGATAAATCGTTTTACCCGAATTGTACAGGTGGAAAGCTCCATAAGCTACCAAAATGAACAATAAAGGATAGAACGGAAAAAGGTAGTAATCATGAATTTTGGCAATGGCATTGGCTTCAAAAAGATAATACATCAATACACCAACACTCAGCCACAGCAATAAAGAGAACTTGGCATTTTTGTATGATTTGTTTTTTACAAGAAAGAAAAATCCAGCCAAAAAGAACAACATTGAGCCGTAGCCAACCAACAATTCTGGCATGGTTGAAATTAAATTATGCTGCAAATAATCCATAATTTTATACGGCGAATCATCGTTTTTAAGCATTCCCCCCAACACTGCATTGCCCTTCCATTGCGGAATTACAACGGCATACCAAGCAATAGGAAAAATGGCCATGCCCCCGGCAAGAACGGCCTGTATAAAATACTCTTTTTTTAGACCATTCTTAATAGTTTGTTGAATAAAATATACCAACGGAACGATATAGAATAGAATGAAAGGCAGCTTACTCAAAGCACCCAGACAAATCAATAGGTTGGAAAAAATAAGATACTTGTTTTTCTGGCCATTATACCATCGGAAAAAAAGAGCAAGTCCCCAAATGGAGCAACAAAGGGCAAAATTGTCGGGCATGGGGTTGATGGTATAATAATAAAAGCTCGGCGAGAAATTGAAAGCCCAAGCCCCAATGGCCGATAATATGGGGGCATGAAATAGCTCATCCAACAATTGGTACATACCCAAAACGGCAAGCAAACCAACCAAAAACATGAACAAACGGGTAATGATTAAATGATTTCCAAACACTTTATAAAGACAAGCCACCAACCACTGCATAATGGGAAATTCCATCCTAAAAATGCCGTCGGTATCTCCTCGGTCGTGTCTTCGAGGGTTGAAAATATTCATATCTTCTTCATAAAACGTACTAATGGTAACCTGCGTTTGAGTTTGTCGCCACACATGCACGCTCATCAAATCTTTTGAAAAATGGTTGAAGTGCATGACAGTGCTGAGAATAATTATTGAAATGAAGGTGATGTTTCGAATCCTTTTTTCCATCTGTCAAAAATAAGTTTTCAAAGGAGGATTTTTGTTTTTAACCATTAGTGACAAAGAGTATGCTGATAAAAATGGAATACCCACATTTTGGTAAGACTAATATGTCTTAAAAGTAAATTTTAGTCACTAAATTTTGCAGTTTTTGTTAATCTTTCATCGGTTCCGCCCAATCCGAATTCCTTACAAATATGGTGTACTGTATGTATGGCTTGCCCTTATCAGTCATTTCAAATAAATCTGTAACAGGCAATAATTGAAAAGAGCTGTTTAATCGATTCGAATTTGCATACGGACTACTTTCGCTGTTCATTTTAATAAAGGATTTTTGTTTTTTGCCCGTCATTCTCTTCAAATCTTTAATGCCAACAATATACATTACCAACATGTTGTCGGCTGATAGTTTCATTTTTGTGTACTTGCCCTTATCACGCATCGGTTCTGGCAATTGTTTGCTATCCATTACCATATAGCTGTCGTTCATCAAAAAGTTTATCGACAACATTTTATCTTCCAATCCTAAATCAGACATTCTAATTTTTGCAGCCAATGGATATTCGCCATTTACTCTATATTGAAAGACATGATAAATGCCAAAATACCCATATATTTTCTGTCTGCTAAATTCATTTTCACGATAGGTAGTCTTAAAATTTGAGAACATTACATCTTCTCTGTTTATGTTCTGCTCTACCGCTTCAATATTGGTTTTTATATTCGCCAACTTTGCCAACACTATTTTATTGTCAGCATAATATCCATTTAGTTGGTTAATTTGCTTCAACAATCCTTCCTGTAAATTTTCGGTATTATATTCAATGGGTAAAATACTTTGGTCTTCTGGCAACAGGTCGTTCAAATATTGCGTGGTTAATTCCCAATCTTGAATTTTGTCTATTCCAAAAAACTGAAATTTATCGTTGTCATTTAGGCTCTCATAAAATGCCTGAAATTGGATGTATTTGTTAAAATAGTCCTCATTGTTTCTACCTTGGGCGACCACCCATCGCTTTAACACCTTTTTCAATAAATTGTAATCTTTGTTTACCAAAAATTGGTTGAGATATTCGGCCTGCACAAAGTCCAACTCTGCCACATAACTCCTAATTCCATAATTTTTATGTAGAAATTTAAAAAATTCTACATCAAATTTGGTGGGTTCTTTTGTGCCATGAATTTCGCCAACCAATATTAGTTTACACTTGTTAATATCCGATTTGGCAATTTCAAAGCTAAAAGAATCTTCTAAAAATACTGTTTCGCTGTTGTCTTTTAAGTATTTGACATATTTGCCACCAGTGGCATACTCCCAAAGGTGAAAAACCCCGTACATAACCAATGCCAATAATATGATGCCAACAAATAATTTAAGAGTGAATTTCGATATTTTTTTTATCATCTATTGTGATTTCTAATGTTGACCAGAAATAGGTATTACTCAACATTCATTCTCAACAAAGAAAATAAACTAAAAAAGAAAAGACCAATTTTTTTGGTCATTATTTCAAGACTTAAAAATCTTCAAGGCCATATTAGTAACTTTTATTGGATATGAATGGAATTGAACAACAAAATGATTAGTATTCGTTTCCTTCAATGTCGATATAGATTGTTCGACCGTCAATTGTTTCAGCTTCGGCCAAGTATGTTTTAAACACTCCTATCCTTATATATTTTGGTTCAATAATGCCATGCAAACCACAAAGCCCGTTTTTGAATGTTTTTAACGTGGGGGAATAATCGTTAAAGTTTATTGAATCGTAACCAATATTGATAGAATCCTCAAAATAATAGACTCCATCTTTCACTAAAATAAGGGTTTGCGGGTCAACGTTTTTTATCCCTATCTCAAAGTTTGAATCAAATTTGAATTCTGTTCGTCCGTTGATAAATAAAACCGAATCAACATCTTTGTCGCAAATTTGACGCTTTTTTTCTGGTGGAATCTTGTTTTGATAGTCGTGGTAGGTTTCATCCTCGAAAACTGTAAAACAAGAGCCAGAATGCTTTATCGAAAGTGTATAGTGTGGAACGGTTCCACATATCCCAATAAAATCAGGGTCTTTACTTTTTGCACCATTAAGAACCGAAACATAAAAAATGCGGTTATTCTCGTCCAGAACTTGAAAACATCTGCTATACAATCTCGCAAATTTTAAATTCTCGTACGTGGTGTCCAAAACCAACTTATACCTTTTTGTTTCAGGATTTTGTACTAAGAAGTGCTTTTCGGATATCG
This window contains:
- a CDS encoding TlpA family protein disulfide reductase → MKMFISLLGVVFLLHSCSKVGEKAPAFSMKTISGDSINSADLLGKTIVLNVWATWCPSCIKEMPELNKLHKKYESDTALVFIALCDDDESKMKNILQRFDFDYLQVADAKKYTSKIQSRLVKTYPQNLILDDNFNIVFEVSDESENIFEAMDSKIQELKSGTN
- a CDS encoding DUF1573 domain-containing protein — protein: MKNKIFVTIVLMVLAYMGFAQSAPKVIFLDSMNYNMGSFKSGEAAEHTFKFVNVGNAPFKILDVKSTCSCTASNWTSDFVQAGDTGSIHITFDTKEKMPGEHLKGVNLETNAGDLHLVIRVTITEGPSEIMEEEDHQHDGHKH
- a CDS encoding Na+/H+ antiporter NhaC family protein is translated as MSTLFLDITPTLSFWSVVPPLIAIVLALIFKEVIISLTLGILSGMLIIANRAEENLAQTFLNVPLQVQKSLFDEGHLSVILFTVLIGGMVSVISQNGGMMAIVKKISHRASTAKSGQMATWFLGIAIFFDDYANTLIVGNTMRPITDKLKISREKLAYLVDSTAAPVAAIGFITTWIGSELVYIKDGISKIPNGANLFGSEYSVFISSLQFMFYPILTLIFMFFLIWKGRDFGPMLKAEQNARKIETSGIENAKVGEIDQIPDNKEFVLNGLLPILTLVVTVGLSLYFTGKFALKNADNASLSDIIGNADSYKALVWGSFLGLVSAILLTVSTKVLSIEKTMNYVLEGFKSMIPAIVILALAWTLGSLTEQLGTAEYLAQITEGNILPQLLPTIVFILAGLIAFSTGTSWGTMAILYPMVLFTSWKICIDSGISQDLSLFVFANVVSAVLAGSVLGDHCSPISDTTILSSMASDCNHISHVKTQMPYALTVGAVAILLGTLPAGFGVPFYITFPLCIAALYFIVSYFGKMVDNTSSKTA
- a CDS encoding TonB-dependent receptor encodes the protein MKQFTFILIILLSAYASHAQLSFSGRITNENDGKGIANAAVSLTNGNNSYYQLTDENGFYQFTNLASENYRICITHISYDSTCESILVDKNMVYNISLRPANYTTETAIVNVVRANGKNPSVTTYLDKEEIIKTDQGKDFPYLLDMTPSTVISSDAGNGVGYTGVRIRGIDPTRVNVTINGIPLNDAESQGVYWVDLPDLTSSTQNVQVQRGVGTSTNGGAAFGSSINIKTDIVPSQYSKVLNFGFGSFNTQRLSAAYSTGRLKNNWAFLFRGSLIESDGFIDRASSELLSTNLAASKYWKKAVFKANLLFGNERTYQAWWGIPQPKFEQNTPELNRYINQLWITGNDLQNLQQSNSKTYNYYTYENEVDDYNQNHYQLFYDYHFNKKLTFSSAAYTTTGKGFYEQFRPKDDLSFYNLQNQIVGNDTFTTADIIRRRWLKNVLVGGLASLNYNVKKMEASMGLGYNTYFGNHFGEAIATEFTAYEALNSLYYDNNSRKGDGNVYAKLQYKLKHFYPYLDVQYRTISYHFEGFDNQNEAKNYSVNYGFFNPKAGFLFEKRFTQLYAFYARGNREPVRDDFRNSKNGNWPMAEQLDDIETGYKLKRKRTMLGLNVYYMNYKNQLVLTGAINDVGEAIRQNVAKSYRRGIEAEFQCALSKSLQLGGNLTLSQNKIVDFIETIYEWDDDYETFTNTYKNTNISFSPSIISAAQLGYKVNPNFTLNIHSKYVSKQFLDNTQSENRMLPSFHYTDVSINYSTDQFKGIKKTTLSLFFNNIFNQSFAPNGYTFGGILQNQRADFNYVFPMAGFNWMLKIRIEL
- a CDS encoding glycosyltransferase family 39 protein; its protein translation is MEKRIRNITFISIIILSTVMHFNHFSKDLMSVHVWRQTQTQVTISTFYEEDMNIFNPRRHDRGDTDGIFRMEFPIMQWLVACLYKVFGNHLIITRLFMFLVGLLAVLGMYQLLDELFHAPILSAIGAWAFNFSPSFYYYTINPMPDNFALCCSIWGLALFFRWYNGQKNKYLIFSNLLICLGALSKLPFILFYIVPLVYFIQQTIKNGLKKEYFIQAVLAGGMAIFPIAWYAVVIPQWKGNAVLGGMLKNDDSPYKIMDYLQHNLISTMPELLVGYGSMLFFLAGFFFLVKNKSYKNAKFSLLLWLSVGVLMYYLFEANAIAKIHDYYLFPFYPLLFILVAYGAFHLYNSGKTIYRNLALACVVAIPIVCFFRMHDRWNPEAPGFNKDLLVYKTELQQAIPNDALVVVGNDESYFISFYYIDKKGWGFHDDNLTAKNLKWMISKGAEYLYTDSKNILKKPAIAKMVGELVFERGSIQVYKLKKSEET